One Mesorhizobium loti genomic window carries:
- a CDS encoding patatin — MTKNGKAEEKKKINIALQGGGSHGAFSWGVLDRLLEDGRLEIAAVSGTSAGAMNAVALADGYVRGGVEGARKKLDDFWRAVAAKGRFSPVQRMPWDVAWGNWSIENTPGYVVFDTMSRVFSPYVANPLGLNPLRDVVQQEIDFKNVRACKSMELFISATNVETGQLRVFSDGEIDLDTVMASACLPQLFRAVEIKGVPYWDGGYGGNPALFPFFKTAATEDVLLVQINPVVREGTPRSANEIQNRIDEITFNAGLLREFRSIAFVKELIAAGRLPHGEYRDIRMHRIDADEAFKDLSASSKVNAEWAFLTYLRDLGRTAASDWLDENYDAVGKRPTLDLSGELDDGYKPLRGPAPGRRVKEFLAARKNPEAERRRA; from the coding sequence ATGACGAAGAACGGCAAGGCGGAGGAAAAGAAGAAGATCAACATCGCGCTTCAGGGCGGCGGCTCGCATGGCGCCTTCTCCTGGGGCGTTCTGGATCGCCTGCTGGAGGATGGCAGGCTGGAGATCGCAGCGGTGTCCGGCACCAGCGCCGGCGCCATGAACGCGGTGGCGCTGGCCGACGGATATGTGCGCGGCGGGGTCGAGGGCGCGCGCAAGAAGCTCGACGATTTCTGGCGCGCCGTGGCGGCGAAAGGCCGGTTCAGTCCGGTGCAGCGCATGCCGTGGGATGTCGCCTGGGGCAATTGGTCGATCGAGAACACGCCGGGCTACGTCGTCTTCGACACCATGTCGCGGGTGTTTTCGCCCTATGTCGCCAACCCGCTCGGCCTCAATCCGCTGCGCGACGTGGTGCAGCAGGAGATCGACTTCAAAAATGTCCGTGCCTGCAAGTCGATGGAGCTGTTCATCTCCGCCACCAATGTCGAGACCGGACAGTTGCGGGTGTTTTCCGATGGCGAGATCGACCTCGACACGGTGATGGCCTCGGCCTGCCTGCCGCAATTGTTCCGCGCCGTCGAGATCAAGGGCGTGCCCTACTGGGATGGCGGTTATGGCGGCAACCCGGCGCTGTTCCCGTTTTTCAAGACGGCGGCGACCGAGGATGTGCTGCTGGTGCAGATCAATCCGGTGGTGCGCGAGGGGACGCCCAGGAGCGCCAACGAGATACAGAACCGCATCGACGAAATCACCTTCAATGCCGGGCTGCTGCGCGAATTCCGCTCGATCGCCTTCGTCAAGGAACTGATCGCCGCCGGCCGGCTGCCGCATGGCGAGTACCGCGACATCCGCATGCACCGCATCGATGCCGACGAGGCGTTCAAGGACCTGTCGGCATCGTCGAAGGTCAATGCTGAATGGGCGTTCCTGACCTATCTCAGAGATCTCGGCCGCACCGCCGCCAGCGACTGGCTGGACGAGAATTACGACGCGGTCGGTAAGCGGCCGACGCTCGATCTCTCCGGTGAACTCGATGACGGCTACAAACCGCTGCGCGGTCCCGCACCGGGCCGCCGGGTCAAGGAGTTCCTCGCCGCACGCAAGAACCCAGAAGCGGAGCGCCGCCGGGCCTGA
- a CDS encoding citrate synthase 2, translating to MANGLDDVVAAETVLSDVDGLGGRLTIRGHSLPELAGRWSFPQVIRLLLDGFFEDLPGDAELTTQLGEARAEVFERTLPSLSLLAPLEIYSAMRAGMALLPDGETLEDALRLIAAPAVLTPALLRLRRGEQPVAPDGKAEHAADMLRMLRGSVLSPALAKALDTYLVTVCDHGLNASTFATRVVASTLAGLTSSVLAGLGALKGPLHGGAPGPVIEMLDAIEAHGDAAGWLRNEIAHGRRIMGFGHRIYRVRDPRADVLKAVVRQLGGAGETGRRLAFAEEVEKTALEVLRIAKPQRSLQTNVEFYTALVLEAAGFPPQAFSNVFAAGRVAGWIAHAREQQTTGRLIRPQSRYVGPVPDLVA from the coding sequence ATGGCGAATGGGCTCGATGATGTGGTGGCGGCCGAAACCGTGCTGTCCGACGTGGATGGTCTGGGCGGGCGCCTGACGATCCGTGGTCATTCGCTGCCGGAACTGGCCGGGCGATGGAGCTTTCCGCAGGTTATCAGGCTGTTGCTCGACGGCTTCTTCGAGGATCTGCCTGGCGATGCCGAACTGACGACGCAACTGGGTGAGGCGCGTGCCGAGGTGTTCGAGCGGACCCTGCCTTCGCTGTCGCTGCTGGCGCCACTCGAAATCTACAGCGCCATGCGCGCCGGCATGGCTCTGCTGCCGGATGGCGAGACCTTGGAAGATGCCTTGCGGCTGATCGCGGCGCCCGCGGTGCTGACGCCTGCCTTGTTGCGCCTGCGGCGCGGCGAGCAGCCGGTCGCGCCGGATGGAAAGGCCGAGCATGCCGCCGACATGTTGCGGATGCTCCGGGGTTCCGTTCTGTCGCCGGCCTTGGCAAAAGCGCTCGACACCTATCTGGTGACCGTCTGCGACCACGGCCTCAACGCCTCGACCTTCGCCACACGCGTCGTCGCTTCGACATTGGCCGGCCTGACCTCGTCGGTGCTGGCCGGGCTCGGCGCGCTCAAGGGGCCGCTGCATGGCGGCGCACCCGGCCCGGTGATCGAGATGCTTGACGCGATCGAGGCGCATGGCGATGCGGCCGGCTGGCTGCGCAACGAGATCGCGCATGGCAGGCGGATCATGGGGTTCGGCCATCGCATCTACCGTGTGCGCGATCCGCGCGCCGATGTGCTGAAAGCCGTCGTGCGGCAGCTCGGTGGCGCGGGCGAGACCGGCCGCCGGCTGGCTTTCGCCGAGGAGGTCGAAAAGACGGCGCTCGAAGTGTTGCGGATCGCCAAGCCGCAGCGCTCGCTGCAGACCAATGTCGAATTCTACACCGCGCTGGTGCTCGAAGCGGCGGGTTTCCCGCCACAGGCCTTCAGCAATGTCTTCGCCGCCGGGCGCGTTGCAGGCTGGATCGCGCATGCGCGCGAGCAGCAGACGACGGGGCGGCTGATCCGGCCGCAATCGCGCTATGTTGGTCCGGTGCCGGATCTGGTCGCCTAG
- a CDS encoding citrate synthase II: protein MSEWLSREEALERLKVRPQTLYAYVSRGRIGMQPDEADPRRSRYRADDIAALATRRARGRSPSAIAESAIAWGEPSIVTAISTVVHGRLIYRGQDAVALSRSATLEETAAVLWGLAEPVAFKAPSSQAPHPVGRASTFAQLALLASQGRPSLGRSAASLCTEAAQTVGALAQSLGAAAGKEPVHLRLARGWSVDDAGAEAIRCALVLLADHELNASTFAARVAASTGASPAACLLAGLATLSGPRHGGAGEAVMQLAEDAARHGSDAAIRRWLGHDRPLPAFGHPLYPDGDPRATALLAAIPVDETLQQLEKAAIAMTGTRPNIDFALAALTRGLGLPRDAPFHLFALGRSVGWAAHMVEQIVSGSIIRPRGRYEGLLP from the coding sequence ATGTCGGAATGGCTGTCGCGGGAAGAGGCGCTGGAGAGGCTCAAGGTGCGGCCACAGACGCTCTATGCCTATGTCAGCCGCGGGCGCATCGGCATGCAGCCGGATGAGGCCGACCCGCGCCGCAGCCGGTACCGCGCCGATGACATCGCGGCGCTGGCCACCCGTCGGGCACGCGGACGCAGCCCCTCGGCCATCGCCGAAAGCGCCATCGCCTGGGGTGAGCCGTCGATCGTCACCGCAATTTCGACCGTTGTGCACGGTCGCCTCATCTACCGGGGGCAGGACGCCGTTGCGCTCTCCAGATCGGCAACGCTGGAGGAAACCGCCGCCGTGCTGTGGGGCCTGGCTGAACCGGTGGCTTTCAAGGCGCCGTCGTCGCAGGCGCCTCATCCAGTCGGCCGCGCCTCGACCTTTGCCCAGCTTGCCTTGCTTGCCAGCCAGGGGCGGCCTTCTCTTGGACGCAGCGCCGCCTCGCTGTGCACCGAGGCCGCGCAAACGGTGGGAGCGCTGGCTCAGTCGCTGGGCGCCGCAGCCGGCAAAGAGCCCGTCCATCTGCGGCTGGCGCGAGGCTGGTCGGTGGATGATGCCGGCGCGGAAGCCATACGGTGCGCCCTTGTCCTGCTTGCCGATCATGAACTCAACGCATCGACCTTCGCTGCCCGCGTTGCGGCCTCGACCGGAGCCTCGCCTGCCGCATGCCTGCTGGCGGGCCTGGCAACGCTGTCCGGCCCGCGCCATGGCGGCGCCGGCGAGGCTGTGATGCAGCTCGCCGAGGATGCCGCAAGACACGGCTCCGATGCAGCGATCCGGCGCTGGCTTGGCCACGACCGGCCATTGCCGGCATTCGGCCATCCGCTCTATCCCGACGGGGATCCCCGTGCCACCGCACTTTTGGCCGCTATCCCCGTCGACGAGACACTGCAGCAGTTGGAAAAGGCCGCGATTGCCATGACCGGCACGCGGCCGAATATCGACTTCGCCCTGGCTGCGCTGACACGCGGTCTCGGTCTGCCGCGCGATGCGCCGTTCCATCTGTTCGCGCTGGGACGCAGCGTCGGCTGGGCCGCGCACATGGTCGAACAGATCGTCAGCGGCAGCATCATCCGGCCGCGCGGCCGCTATGAGGGACTGTTGCCCTGA
- a CDS encoding transcriptional activator FtrA has translation MQLAALPYIVKIMPNVPPAKPPPPNRLVVAVAYDGLCTFEFGVAAEMFALPRPEMGADWYRFAVAGIDAGEMRAMGGVRIVADGGPDLIGEAGTVIVPGWRGVECPVPPLLIEALRKANERGARILSICSGVFVLAAAGLLSGKKATTHWRYSERLREMYPDITVVPDVLYIDEGNVLTSAGSAAGIDLCLHLVRRDFGTKAANMVARRLVVPPHRDGGQAQYVESSVPEPHERSRLGPLIDRMRADIAADYSVATLAGLAGMSERTFLRRFAAATGVTPARWLLSERLSRARTLLEDTALPIERIAETAGFGAAATLRHHFRQQFATTPAAYRARFGTNANSA, from the coding sequence TTGCAGCTGGCAGCTTTGCCATATATCGTCAAGATCATGCCAAATGTGCCGCCTGCCAAACCGCCCCCTCCCAATCGGCTTGTCGTTGCTGTCGCCTATGACGGGCTGTGCACGTTCGAGTTCGGCGTGGCGGCCGAGATGTTCGCCTTGCCCAGGCCGGAGATGGGTGCGGATTGGTACCGTTTCGCAGTCGCCGGCATCGACGCCGGCGAAATGCGCGCAATGGGCGGTGTACGCATCGTCGCCGACGGCGGACCTGACCTGATCGGCGAGGCCGGCACGGTGATCGTGCCGGGATGGCGCGGTGTGGAGTGTCCAGTGCCGCCCTTGCTGATCGAAGCGCTTCGCAAGGCCAATGAGCGGGGCGCGCGCATCCTGTCCATCTGCTCGGGCGTCTTCGTGCTTGCCGCGGCCGGGCTGCTGTCAGGCAAGAAGGCAACCACGCATTGGCGCTACAGCGAGCGGCTGAGGGAGATGTACCCGGACATCACCGTGGTTCCTGACGTCTTGTACATCGATGAGGGAAATGTGCTGACATCGGCCGGCAGCGCGGCCGGCATCGATCTGTGCCTGCATCTGGTGCGGCGCGATTTCGGCACCAAGGCTGCCAACATGGTGGCACGCCGCCTGGTCGTGCCGCCGCATCGGGATGGCGGCCAGGCGCAGTATGTCGAGAGTTCCGTTCCGGAGCCGCACGAACGCAGCCGGCTCGGGCCGCTGATCGACAGAATGCGCGCTGACATCGCCGCCGACTATTCTGTTGCCACTTTGGCCGGCCTGGCTGGAATGAGCGAGCGGACATTTCTGCGCCGCTTCGCGGCCGCAACCGGTGTCACGCCGGCGCGCTGGCTGCTTTCGGAGCGGCTTTCGCGGGCGCGCACTTTGCTGGAGGACACCGCCTTGCCGATCGAGCGGATTGCCGAAACCGCCGGCTTTGGCGCGGCAGCGACGTTGCGGCATCACTTCCGTCAGCAATTCGCCACGACGCCCGCAGCCTATCGAGCGCGGTTCGGGACCAATGCCAACTCCGCCTGA
- a CDS encoding rhodanese domain-containing protein: MSYVTDIPAASPEIARDHFLGRLSVETDCSDVAATLRAGEPDFVLLHVVGSPDAYERRHVPGALHLPHREISAERMAEWPAGTLFVVYCAGPHCNGADRAAFKLASLGLPVKIMIGGITGWQDEELPFASGKEPGALRA, from the coding sequence ATGAGCTATGTGACAGACATTCCGGCGGCATCACCGGAAATTGCCCGCGACCACTTCCTAGGCCGGCTTTCCGTCGAGACCGACTGTTCCGACGTCGCCGCGACCCTGCGCGCCGGCGAGCCGGACTTTGTGCTTCTGCATGTGGTCGGTTCGCCTGATGCCTATGAGCGCCGCCATGTACCCGGCGCGCTGCATCTGCCGCACCGTGAGATATCGGCCGAGCGGATGGCAGAGTGGCCGGCAGGCACGCTGTTCGTGGTCTATTGCGCCGGGCCGCATTGCAATGGCGCGGACCGCGCGGCGTTCAAGCTGGCCAGCCTCGGCCTGCCGGTCAAGATCATGATCGGCGGCATAACAGGCTGGCAGGACGAAGAGCTGCCTTTCGCCTCAGGCAAGGAGCCTGGTGCTCTGCGGGCGTGA
- a CDS encoding polyhydroxyalkanoate synthesis repressor PhaR: MAAKDDPIIIKKYANRRLYNTGTSTYVTLEDLAEMVKKGEEFTVQDAKTGDDITHPVLTQIIFELENKDGQNMLPIPFLRQLIAFYGDQMQMIVPSFLEQSMIAFSKEQERFREQMKGAIGKSPLDVMKIATPMKALEEQTRRNMEMFQNAMRLFTPFPPAGSAPAAAPAEPARKDAPPEKSDDLQQLKDQIAAMQRKLDTMS; this comes from the coding sequence ATGGCCGCAAAAGACGATCCGATCATTATCAAGAAATACGCCAACCGCCGCCTCTATAATACGGGGACGAGCACCTATGTGACGCTCGAGGATCTGGCCGAGATGGTCAAGAAAGGCGAGGAGTTCACCGTCCAGGACGCCAAGACCGGTGACGACATCACGCATCCGGTGCTGACCCAGATCATTTTCGAGCTGGAGAACAAGGATGGGCAGAACATGCTGCCGATCCCGTTCCTGCGCCAGCTGATCGCCTTCTATGGCGACCAGATGCAGATGATCGTGCCGAGCTTCCTCGAACAGTCGATGATCGCTTTCTCCAAGGAGCAGGAGCGGTTTCGCGAGCAGATGAAGGGCGCAATCGGCAAGTCGCCGCTGGACGTCATGAAAATTGCGACGCCGATGAAGGCGCTGGAAGAACAGACACGCCGCAACATGGAAATGTTCCAGAACGCGATGCGGCTGTTCACGCCTTTTCCCCCCGCAGGCTCGGCGCCGGCCGCGGCTCCCGCCGAACCGGCCAGGAAGGATGCGCCGCCGGAGAAGTCCGACGATCTGCAGCAGTTGAAGGACCAGATCGCGGCGATGCAGCGCAAGCTCGACACGATGTCGTGA
- a CDS encoding acetyl-CoA acetyltransferase, which yields MSDSIVIASAARTAVGSFNGAFAATPAHELGAVVIRELLSRAGVEAAEVDEVILGQVLTAAQGQNPARQASILAGLPKETTAWGLNQVCGSGLRAIALGMQQIATGDAKVIIAGGQESMSLSPHAEHLRAGVKMGDYKMIDTMIKDGLWDAFNGYHMGNTAENVARQFQITRDDQDQFALASQNKAEAAQKAGKFKDEIVAFTIKGRKGDTIVDQDEYIRHGATLDAMTKLKPAFDKDGTVTAANASGINDGAAGALLMSEAEAARRGITPLARIASWATAGVDPAIMGTGPIPASRKALEKAGWSVGDLDLVEANEAFAAQACAVNKDMGWDPSIVNVNGGAIAIGHPIGASGARIFNTLVYEMRRRGAKKGLATLCIGGGMGVALCVEAL from the coding sequence ATGTCCGATTCCATCGTCATTGCCAGCGCCGCGCGCACGGCCGTCGGCTCCTTCAACGGCGCCTTTGCCGCCACGCCTGCGCATGAACTCGGCGCCGTCGTCATCAGGGAACTTCTGTCGCGCGCCGGTGTCGAGGCCGCCGAGGTCGACGAGGTCATCCTCGGCCAGGTGCTGACCGCGGCTCAAGGACAGAACCCGGCCCGCCAGGCCTCGATCCTTGCCGGCCTGCCCAAGGAAACCACCGCCTGGGGCCTCAACCAGGTTTGCGGCTCGGGCCTGCGCGCCATCGCGCTCGGCATGCAGCAGATCGCCACCGGCGACGCCAAGGTGATCATCGCCGGCGGCCAGGAATCGATGTCGCTGTCGCCGCACGCCGAACATCTGCGCGCCGGCGTCAAGATGGGCGACTACAAGATGATCGACACCATGATCAAGGACGGCCTGTGGGACGCCTTCAATGGCTACCACATGGGCAACACCGCCGAGAACGTCGCCCGCCAGTTCCAGATCACCCGTGACGACCAGGACCAGTTCGCGCTGGCCTCGCAGAACAAGGCCGAGGCCGCGCAGAAGGCCGGCAAGTTCAAGGACGAGATCGTCGCCTTCACCATCAAGGGCAGGAAGGGCGACACCATTGTCGACCAGGACGAATACATCCGCCATGGCGCCACGCTCGACGCCATGACCAAGCTGAAGCCGGCCTTCGACAAGGATGGCACGGTCACTGCCGCCAACGCTTCCGGCATCAATGATGGTGCGGCCGGCGCGCTGCTGATGAGCGAAGCGGAAGCCGCAAGGCGTGGCATCACCCCGCTGGCGCGCATCGCGTCCTGGGCAACCGCCGGCGTCGATCCAGCGATCATGGGCACCGGACCCATTCCGGCCTCGCGCAAGGCTTTGGAAAAGGCCGGCTGGTCGGTCGGCGATCTCGACCTTGTCGAAGCCAACGAAGCCTTTGCCGCCCAAGCCTGCGCCGTCAACAAGGACATGGGCTGGGATCCTTCGATCGTCAACGTCAATGGCGGCGCCATCGCCATCGGCCACCCGATCGGCGCCTCGGGCGCGCGCATCTTCAACACGCTGGTCTACGAGATGCGCCGGCGTGGCGCCAAGAAGGGCCTTGCCACGCTCTGCATCGGAGGCGGGATGGGCGTCGCGCTCTGCGTGGAAGCGCTCTGA
- a CDS encoding acetoacetyl CoA reductase — protein sequence MTKVAIVTGGSRGIGAAISIALKNAGYSVAANYAGNDEAAAKFKAETGIPVYKWSVADYDACAAGIKQVEADLGPVSVLVNNAGITRDAMFHKITREQWKEVIDTNLSGVFNMTHPLWNGLRERKFGRVITISSINGQKGQAGQVNYSAAKAGDIGFSKALAQEGARAGITVNVICPGYIATEMVKAIDEKVLNERIIPQIPVGRLGEPEEIARCVVFLASEDAGFITGSTITANGGQYFA from the coding sequence ATGACCAAGGTTGCAATCGTCACGGGTGGATCGCGCGGCATCGGCGCGGCGATCTCGATAGCTTTGAAGAATGCCGGCTATTCGGTTGCCGCGAACTATGCCGGCAACGACGAGGCGGCGGCGAAGTTCAAGGCCGAAACCGGCATTCCGGTCTACAAATGGTCGGTTGCCGACTATGACGCTTGCGCTGCCGGCATCAAACAGGTCGAGGCCGACCTCGGCCCGGTCTCGGTTCTGGTCAACAATGCCGGCATCACCCGCGACGCCATGTTCCACAAGATCACTCGCGAGCAGTGGAAAGAGGTTATCGACACCAATCTGTCTGGCGTTTTCAACATGACGCATCCGCTGTGGAACGGCCTGCGCGAGCGCAAGTTCGGCCGCGTCATCACCATCTCCTCGATCAACGGCCAGAAGGGCCAGGCCGGCCAGGTCAACTACTCCGCCGCCAAGGCCGGCGATATCGGCTTCTCGAAGGCGCTTGCGCAAGAGGGTGCTCGCGCGGGCATCACCGTCAACGTCATCTGCCCCGGCTACATCGCCACGGAGATGGTCAAGGCGATCGACGAGAAGGTGCTCAACGAACGGATCATCCCGCAGATCCCGGTCGGCCGCCTCGGCGAGCCGGAAGAGATCGCGCGTTGCGTCGTCTTCCTCGCTTCCGAAGATGCCGGCTTCATCACCGGCTCGACCATCACGGCCAATGGCGGCCAGTACTTCGCCTGA
- a CDS encoding helicase domain-containing protein codes for MNIQPKHTEPLILSGRDVTAVLGPTNTGKTHLAIERMVAHETGIIGLPLRLLAREVYTRVCEKVGAHKVALITGEEKIQPPGAKYSVCTVEAMPRETDAAFVAIDEVQLAGDLERGHIFTDRILHLRGRQETLLLGAATMHGILQRLLKGVSVVTRPRLSHLAYAGSKKLTRLPRRTAIVAFSADEVYAIAELIRRQQGGAAVVLGALSPRTRNAQVALFQSGDVDYLVATDAIGMGLNLDLDHVAFAQNRKFDGYQYRNLTAAELGQIAGRAGRHLRDGTFGVTGQVDPLDEELVKKIESHDFDPVKVLQWRTAHFDFASLDALKRSIETNAPVEGLTRALPAVDAQALEYLSRDGDIRALATDAKRVALLWEACALPDYRKIAPAQHADLIASIYMDLARHGHVDENYMAEQVRRADTTEGDIDTLSHRIAQIRTWTFVSNRPGWLADQAHWQEKTREIEDRLSDALHERLTKRFVDRRTSVLMRRLRENTMPEAEISPTGTVLVEGHHVGELQGFRFTADQTAGGEDAKAVRTAAQKALAAEFEARAERFGACANGDLALGSDGTLRWIGAPIGTLVSGEDALKPRLVLLADEQLTGPARDKVAARAERFVNFQIESLLKPLVDLKNADQISGIGRGIAFQLVENFGLINRRDIAEEMKSLDQEGRAALRRLGVRFGAYHVFVPALIKPAPAGLVTLLWALKNDGKDKPGFGDVVHALASGRTSVVIDPAFDKAFYKLAGYRNLGRRAVRIDILERLADLIRPATNWKPGLGQRPDGAYDGHSFMVTPPMMSILGATADDMEEILKGLGYRAEPKPATEVKARLEAQDTAAREAAAAKLAAEEAARAEQAKAAEAAATDAAAEAAVEGSEPAVAETAIEAPAEAIAEVAAEPVAEEQPETPAEAVEEPATEAAVAEVAAEPAAEPEAEAIADVSVAEGADALTSPSMGEVAARSDAGGGDGANDSGSADGTAAPPTPALRADPPHEGEGQVAEAPKPILLWRQGRFEQRPRHHEGRNNRQRNGQARGRNNAPTDAAGAQATAAPGERPEGRRDGAGKPRFDRSKFKPKPQGEGEQRRDGRPQGERPERREGRPDWKGGRPEGKGGPDRGKGGAKPAFQSKPREERPVRFDPDSPFAKLAALRDQLKK; via the coding sequence ATGAACATCCAGCCCAAACACACCGAGCCGCTGATCCTGTCGGGCCGCGACGTGACCGCCGTGCTTGGGCCGACCAACACCGGCAAGACCCATCTCGCCATCGAGCGCATGGTGGCGCATGAGACCGGCATCATCGGCCTGCCGCTCCGGTTGCTGGCCCGGGAGGTCTACACCCGCGTCTGCGAAAAGGTCGGTGCCCACAAGGTCGCGCTGATCACCGGCGAGGAGAAGATCCAGCCGCCAGGCGCCAAATATTCGGTCTGCACCGTCGAAGCCATGCCGCGCGAGACCGACGCTGCCTTCGTCGCCATCGACGAGGTGCAGCTCGCCGGCGACCTCGAGCGCGGCCACATCTTCACCGACCGCATCCTGCATCTGCGCGGCCGCCAGGAAACGCTGCTGTTGGGTGCAGCCACCATGCACGGCATCCTGCAGCGCCTGCTGAAGGGCGTCTCGGTGGTGACGCGGCCGCGGCTGTCGCACTTGGCCTATGCCGGTTCGAAGAAACTGACCCGCCTGCCGCGGCGCACCGCGATCGTCGCCTTCTCCGCCGACGAGGTATATGCCATCGCCGAGCTGATCCGCCGCCAGCAGGGCGGCGCCGCCGTCGTGCTCGGGGCGCTCTCGCCGCGCACCCGCAACGCCCAGGTGGCGCTGTTCCAGTCGGGCGATGTCGACTATCTCGTCGCCACCGACGCCATCGGCATGGGCCTCAACCTCGATCTCGACCATGTCGCCTTCGCCCAGAACCGCAAATTCGACGGCTACCAGTATCGCAATCTGACGGCGGCCGAGCTTGGCCAGATCGCCGGCCGCGCCGGCCGGCATCTGCGCGACGGCACCTTCGGCGTCACCGGTCAGGTCGACCCGCTTGACGAAGAGCTGGTCAAGAAGATCGAGAGCCATGATTTCGATCCGGTGAAGGTGCTGCAGTGGCGCACCGCGCATTTCGACTTCGCCAGTCTCGATGCGCTGAAGCGCTCGATCGAGACCAACGCACCGGTCGAGGGCCTGACGCGCGCGCTGCCGGCGGTCGACGCACAGGCGCTCGAATATCTCTCCCGCGACGGCGACATCCGCGCGCTCGCCACCGATGCCAAGCGCGTGGCGCTGCTGTGGGAAGCTTGTGCTCTGCCTGACTACAGGAAGATCGCGCCGGCCCAGCATGCCGACCTCATCGCCTCGATCTACATGGACCTTGCCCGCCACGGCCATGTCGACGAAAACTACATGGCCGAGCAGGTGCGCCGCGCCGACACCACCGAGGGCGACATCGACACGCTGTCGCACCGCATCGCCCAGATCCGCACCTGGACATTCGTGTCGAACCGGCCCGGCTGGCTGGCCGATCAGGCACACTGGCAGGAAAAGACGCGCGAAATCGAAGACAGATTGTCGGATGCGCTGCATGAGCGGTTGACGAAACGCTTCGTAGACCGCAGGACTTCCGTCCTCATGCGGCGCCTTAGAGAAAATACCATGCCTGAAGCCGAAATTAGTCCTACCGGAACCGTCCTTGTCGAAGGCCATCATGTCGGCGAGTTGCAAGGGTTCCGCTTCACCGCCGACCAGACCGCCGGCGGCGAAGACGCCAAGGCCGTGCGAACGGCCGCGCAAAAGGCGCTGGCCGCCGAATTCGAGGCGCGTGCCGAACGTTTTGGCGCCTGCGCCAACGGCGACTTGGCGCTCGGCTCGGACGGCACGCTGCGCTGGATCGGCGCGCCGATCGGCACGCTGGTCTCCGGCGAAGACGCGCTGAAGCCGCGCCTGGTGTTGCTGGCCGACGAACAACTGACCGGCCCGGCGCGCGACAAGGTCGCCGCGCGCGCCGAACGGTTCGTCAATTTCCAGATCGAGTCGCTGCTGAAGCCGCTGGTCGACCTGAAGAACGCCGACCAGATTTCCGGTATTGGCCGGGGCATCGCCTTCCAGCTGGTCGAGAATTTCGGCCTCATCAACCGCCGCGACATCGCCGAGGAGATGAAGTCGCTCGACCAGGAAGGCCGCGCGGCACTGCGCCGGCTCGGCGTGCGCTTCGGCGCCTACCATGTCTTCGTGCCGGCGCTGATCAAGCCGGCGCCCGCCGGGCTGGTGACCTTGCTGTGGGCGCTGAAGAACGACGGCAAGGACAAGCCTGGTTTCGGCGACGTGGTCCACGCGCTGGCGTCGGGCCGCACCTCGGTGGTGATCGATCCGGCCTTCGACAAGGCCTTCTACAAGCTTGCCGGCTACCGCAATCTCGGCCGCCGCGCCGTGCGCATCGACATATTGGAACGGCTGGCGGACCTCATCCGTCCGGCGACCAACTGGAAGCCCGGCCTCGGCCAGCGTCCGGACGGCGCCTATGATGGCCACTCCTTCATGGTGACGCCGCCGATGATGTCGATCCTCGGCGCCACCGCCGACGACATGGAAGAGATCCTGAAAGGTCTCGGCTACCGCGCCGAGCCGAAGCCGGCGACCGAAGTCAAGGCGCGGCTCGAGGCGCAGGACACTGCCGCGCGCGAAGCCGCTGCAGCAAAGCTTGCGGCGGAAGAAGCCGCACGCGCCGAGCAGGCCAAGGCGGCGGAAGCCGCGGCAACGGATGCAGCCGCCGAAGCGGCGGTCGAGGGTTCGGAGCCGGCTGTTGCCGAGACCGCCATCGAAGCGCCGGCCGAAGCCATCGCGGAAGTGGCGGCGGAGCCCGTCGCGGAGGAGCAACCGGAAACTCCGGCCGAAGCCGTGGAAGAGCCCGCTACAGAGGCCGCTGTTGCTGAAGTGGCTGCTGAACCTGCTGCCGAGCCAGAGGCGGAAGCCATTGCTGACGTCAGTGTCGCTGAGGGCGCCGACGCCCTAACCTCCCCCTCGATGGGGGAGGTCGCTGCGCGAAGCGACGCGGGTGGGGGTGATGGCGCCAACGATTCAGGCAGTGCTGACGGTACCGCCGCTCCCCCCACCCCGGCGCTGCGCGCCGACCCTCCCCACGAGGGGGAGGGTCAAGTGGCCGAAGCGCCCAAACCGATCCTGCTGTGGCGCCAGGGTCGTTTCGAACAGCGCCCCCGTCATCACGAAGGCCGCAACAACCGCCAGCGCAACGGACAAGCGCGCGGCCGAAACAATGCACCCACCGATGCCGCCGGCGCACAGGCCACGGCTGCTCCCGGAGAACGTCCCGAGGGACGACGCGATGGCGCCGGCAAGCCGCGCTTCGACCGTTCGAAGTTCAAGCCCAAGCCGCAAGGTGAAGGCGAACAGCGCCGCGACGGCCGCCCGCAAGGCGAACGTCCCGAGCGCCGCGAAGGCCGTCCCGACTGGAAGGGTGGCCGGCCCGAGGGCAAGGGTGGTCCCGATCGCGGCAAGGGCGGCGCAAAGCCGGCCTTCCAATCAAAGCCGCGCGAGGAACGTCCAGTGCGCTTCGACCCGGATTCGCCCTTCGCCAAGCTCGCCGCCTTGCGCGACCAGCTGAAGAAGTAG